One Pichia kudriavzevii chromosome 3, complete sequence genomic window carries:
- a CDS encoding uncharacterized protein (PKUD0C05220; similar to Saccharomyces cerevisiae YOR226C (ISU2) and YPL135W (ISU1); ancestral locus Anc_8.647) produces MFTRSSLLRQPFKNTLRAAARLQQSRYYHPRVIDHYQNPRNVGTMDKSMENVGTGLVGAPACGDVMRLQIKVNDKTGVIEDVKFKTFGCGSAIASSSFATELVKGMTLEEAEGIKNTTIAKELSLPPVKLHCSMLAEDAIKSAIKDYRTKRNKVTLGPEATAGEAQATAPSPASSGAA; encoded by the coding sequence atgttTACCCGTTCAAGTTTACTCAGACAACCATTCAAGAATACCCTGAGAGCTGCTGCCAGATTACAGCAGTCCCGCTATTATCATCCTAGAGTGATTGACCATTATCAAAATCCTCGTAATGTCGGTACCATGGACAAGAGCATGGAGAACGTTGGCACTGGTTTGGTGGGTGCCCCTGCATGTGGTGATGTGATGAGGCTCCAGATCAAAGTCAACGACAAGACCGGTGTCATTGAGGATGTGAAGTTCAAGACGTTTGGATGCGGTTCGGCTATTGCCAGCTCGAGTTTTGCTACAGAACTCGTCAAGGGCATGACTTTGGAAGAAGCTGAGGGTATCAAAAACACAACCATCGCCAAGGAGCTCTCGCTTCCTCCAGTGAAGTTGCACTGCTCAATGTTGGCCGAAGATGCTATTAAGTCCGCCATCAAGGATTATAGgacaaagagaaacaaagtCACCTTGGGTCCAGAGGCTACCGCTGGTGAAGCTCAGGCGACAGCTCCATCTCCTGCCTCCTCAGGCGCCGCTTGA
- a CDS encoding uncharacterized protein (PKUD0C05180; similar to Saccharomyces cerevisiae YER021W (RPN3); ancestral locus Anc_7.502) — protein sequence MTTESEIAPNEHQLFKQLVGFLELIKESSVKFDPRYILRVFRELTAIRRQISADDLVRLVHQFYPAIHPNVENLIEALTPFRISLTENTGDEMEIDNDQTSDSHEVLPEIDVFVHLLVQIFLHDKGETKALYNFNKHVINVLKTYNYRTLDYIQAKVWYYIFRASELANDLVNIRVELMNAFRTATLRHDTETRASVITLLLRDYILSNDINQAYNLVEKTEFPDEASNPVVARYYYYLARIHTIQLDYSSALECVTTAIRKCPQTKNASGFLQSATKLQIIIQLLTGEIPELSSFENPQLVKSLKAYSEVTKAVRLGDLTIFSDALETFGEQLKKDKNYNLVLRLRQNVIKTGIRIISLTYKRISLKDICIKLHLDSELTAEYVVAKAIKDGVVEAMIDHTKGYMESLEVSDVYSSVAPQEEFDRRIKFCMQLHNDSVKAMRYPMNKERRDVDADIQAREREQELLQFLQEEDF from the coding sequence ATGACAACTGAATCTGAAATTGCGCCCAACGAGCATCAACTATTCAAACAActtgttggatttttggAGTTGATTAAGGAGTCTTCTGTTAAATTTGATCCTCGTTATATACTTCGAGTTTTTCGTGAGTTAACTGCAATAAGAAGACAAATTAGTGCTGACGACTTAGTTCGGTTGGTCCATCAGTTTTATCCGGCAATACATCccaatgttgaaaatcTAATCGAGGCCTTGACACCATTCAGAATCAGTTTGACTGAAAATACGGGtgatgaaatggaaatcGATAATGACCAAACCAGTGATTCTCATGAAGTTCTTCCGGAAATTGATGTTTTCGTACATCTTCTAGTTCAGATTTTCTTGCATGATAAGGGAGAAACTAAAGCGTTGTacaacttcaacaaacaTGTTAtcaatgttttgaaaacataCAATTATAGAACTTTAGACTACATACAGGCAAAGGTGTGGTACTATATCTTCAGAGCTAGTGAATTGGCCAATGATTTAGTCAATATCAGGgttgaattgatgaatGCCTTTAGAACAGCAACATTGAGACATGATACAGAAACTCGTGCATCGGTTATTACGTTATTATTAAGAGACTACATTCTAAGTAACGACATAAATCAGGCATACAATCTAGTTGAGAAAACCGAATTCCCCGATGAAGCATCCAATCCTGTTGTGGCGAGATACTATTACTATTTGGCAAGAATCCACACCATCCAGTTAGACTATTCATCTGCATTGGAATGTGTCACCACGGCAATTAGAAAGTGTCCTCAAACGAAAAATGCCAGTGGGTTCTTACAAAGTGCCACTAAGTTGCAAATCATTATTCAGCTTTTAACTGGTGAGATTCCCGAGTTGTCGAGTTTTGAAAACCCACAACTAGTAAAATCTTTGAAGGCATATTCTGAGGTCACAAAGGCGGTCAGATTAGGTGACTTGACTATTTTCAGTGATGCGTTGGAAACGTTTGGTGAACAACTAAAGAAGGACAAAAATTACAATCTTGTTCTTCGTTTAAGACAAAACGTCATCAAGACAGGTATTCGGATCATTTCCCTAACGTATAAACGTATTTCGCTTAAGGATATCTGTATCAAACTCCACCTTGATAGTGAACTTACTGCAGAATACGTCGTTGCGAAGGCAATCAAAGACGGTGTTGTCGAGGCCATGATTGATCACACCAAGGGGTACATGGAATCCCTGGAGGTGTCTGATGTGTACAGTAGCGTTGCTCCTCAGGAGGAATTTGATCGCCGTATCAAGTTTTGTATGCAGCTCCACAACGACTCTGTGAAGGCGATGAGGTATCCAATGAACAAGGAACGTCGTGACGTTGACGCAGATATACAAGCCCGTGAACGTGAGCAAGAATTGCTACAGTTCCTCCAGGAGGAAGATTTCTAA
- a CDS encoding uncharacterized protein (PKUD0C05210; similar to Saccharomyces cerevisiae YOR222W (ODC2) and YPL134C (ODC1); ancestral locus Anc_8.644), whose product MSIDERPIPFQYQFYAGAIAGISEILTMYPLDVVKTRIQLQVGSGSSGEYKGVVDCFTKIVKNEGPATLYRGISAPILMEAPKRAIKFAANDEWGKFWKNVFGVEKLNQSLAILNGACAGATESFVVVPFELVKIRLQDKSKASMYSGPIDVLMKTVKNEGILALYNGLEATLWRHIVWNAGYFGVIFQVRDMLPKAKDKTQKTINDLVGGMIGGIVGTALNIPFDVVKSRIQSATIVEGQVRKYNWTWPSLGIVLREEGVSALYKGFLPKVLRLGPGGGILLVVFTNCMDFFRGQYYGDKK is encoded by the coding sequence ATGTCCATTGACGAGCGTCCAATTCCTTTCCAATATCAATTCTATGCCGGTGCCATTGCCGGCATCTCTGAAATCCTGACAATGTATCCATTGGACGTTGTGAAAACGAGGATCCAGCTCCAGGTGGGGTCTGGGTCAAGTGGCGAATATAAGGGGGTTGTGGATTGTTTCACAAAGATTGTCAAAAATGAGGGTCCAGCCACTCTATACAGGGGAATTTCAGCTCCAATTCTAATGGAAGCACCTAAACGTGCCATTAAATTTGCAGCTAATGATGAATGGGGgaaattttggaaaaatgtCTTTggagttgaaaaattaaatcAAAGTTTGGCAATTTTGAATGGTGCTTGTGCAGGTGCAACCGAGTCGTTTGTTGTTGTCCCCTTTGAGTTGGTGAAGATCCGGTTACAGGATAAGTCCAAGGCGTCCATGTATAGCGGTCCCATTGATGTTCTAATGAAGACAGTCAAAAATGAAGGTATCTTGGCCTTGTATAACGGATTAGAGGCAACACTGTGGAGACATATTGTATGGAATGCCGGCTATTTTGGTGTGATTTTCCAAGTTCGTGACATGTTACCCAAGGCAAAGGACAAGACCCAGAAAACCATCAACGATTTGGTGGGTGGTATGATTGGTGGTATCGTTGGTACTGCCTTGAACATTCCATTCGATGTTGTCAAATCCAGAATCCAAAGTGCAACCATTGTGGAAGGTCAGGTCCGTAAATACAATTGGACTTGGCCCTCTCTTGGCATTGTCTTGAGGGAAGAAGGTGTCTCTGCATTGTATAAAGGATTCCTTCCAAAAGTCCTGAGATTGGGTCCAGGTGGTGGTATTCTACTTGTTGTCTTCACAAACTGTATGGACTTCTTTAGAGGCCAATACTATGGAGACAAGAAATAG
- a CDS encoding uncharacterized protein (PKUD0C05200; similar to Saccharomyces cerevisiae YDL246C (SOR2)): MTIDSTLDLNNLKEDNPSVVLEKIGEIRFEERPVPEIPEPNYVKIAITHTGLCGSDVHYYEHGSCGSFKVESPMVLGHESAGIIVQVGDSVTRLKPGDRVACEPGVPSRLSKEYKAGNYNLCPHMAFAATPPYDGTLCRYYVLPEDFVVKLPDHVSLEEGALVEPLSVGVHANRLIDVKFGDSMVVFGAGPVGLLAAGVAKAFGCDKVLIVDIVNEKLDFAVQHKLATHCFNSKGKTFEDLLACIKDIWDEDELPTCGIDATGNQYCINMCIRSLAKKGRFVQVGMGGDTLDKFPIAAVLEKELTVKGSFRYSVDDYKYSVQLLKDGKINVRPLITHRFKFEQAVEAYEFSKQGKSIKIMIEGPP, encoded by the coding sequence ATGACCATTGACTCTACACTTGATTTAAACAACTTGAAAGAGGACAATCCCAGTGTTGTACTTGAGAAAATCGGGGAAATCCGCTTTGAGGAGAGACCTGTTCCTGAAATCCCCGAGCCAAACTATGTCAAGATTGCAATCACACATACTGGACTATGTGGATCCGATGTCCACTATTACGAGCACGGTTCTTGTGGATCCTTCAAGGTCGAATCTCCAATGGTGTTAGGCCATGAATCGGCAGGGATAATTGTCCAAGTTGGCGACAGCGTTACACGGTTGAAGCCGGGAGACCGAGTTGCATGCGAACCAGGTGTTCCCTCAAGACTCTCCAAGGAATACAAGGCCGGCAACTACAACTTGTGCCCCCACATGGCGTTTGCAGCAACACCGCCCTACGACGGCACACTCTGCAGATACTATGTATTGCCGGAGGATTTTGTCGTCAAATTACCAGATCATGTCTCACTAGAAGAAGGTGCGTTGGTGGAACCTCTATCTGTTGGTGTACATGCAAACAGACTAATTGATGTGAAATTCGGAGATTCGATGGTGGTGTTTGGAGCAGGACCAGTTGGACTTCTTGCCGCTGGTGTCGCTAAGGCGTTTGGCTGCGATAAGGTTCTCATTGTCGATATTGTGAATGAGAAATTAGACTTTGCAGTGCAACACAAGTTGGCAACACATTGTTTCAACTCAAAAGGGAAAacttttgaagatttgCTTGCATGTATTAAAGACATCTGGGACGAGGACGAATTGCCAACTTGTGGCATCGACGCCACGGGGAACCAGTATTGCATCAACATGTGCATTCGATCCCTAGCCAAGAAGGGAAGATTTGTGCAGGTCGGGATGGGCGGCGACACTCTGGACAAGTTCCCCATAGCGGCCGTTTTGGAGAAGGAGTTGACGGTGAAGGGCTCGTTTAGGTACTCTGTTGATGACTACAAGTATTCTGTCCAGTTGTTGAAGGATGGGAAAATCAATGTTCGGCCTTTGATCACCCATCGCTTCAAGTTTGAACAGGCCGTGGAGGCCTATGAGTTTTCTAAACAAGGCAAGAGTATCAAGATCATGATCGAAGGACCTCCATAA
- a CDS encoding uncharacterized protein (PKUD0C05190; similar to Saccharomyces cerevisiae YPL132W (COX11); ancestral locus Anc_8.641) yields MLRRIFRTSIQAPLRDVGLIPELAHHRRYVHASCIAKYEVPGGGSSEHQVSPRANRKELPKMSLAEFQALRDKYHGEKKRYERQTTIYYSLSMMMIFLALSYASVPLYRAICQRTGWGGTPITDKSRFTRDKLTPVATERRLRVSFTAETSGALPWKFVPQQREVYVVPGETALAFYKAKNISDKDITGMATYSVTPDHVAPYFNKIQCFCFEEQRLAKGEEVDMPLFFFIDPEFSRDPAMRNIEDVVLHYTFFKAKHDEQHDQLFSEAAKRNENQTK; encoded by the coding sequence ATGTTAAGGCGGATTTTCAGAACTAGTATACAAGCGCCCCTTCGGGATGTTGGGCTGATTCCCGAACTTGCCCACCATAGGAGATATGTACATGCCAGTTGTATTGCAAAATACGAAGTTCCTGGTGGTGGGTCGTCAGAACATCAGGTATCACCACGAGCAAACCGGAAGGAGCTTCCAAAGATGTCTTTGGCAGAGTTCCAAGCATTGAGAGATAAGTACCATGGAGAAAAGAAGAGGTATGAGAGGCAAACCACCATTTATTATTCGTTATccatgatgatgattttcCTTGCATTATCGTATGCGAGTGTCCCCTTGTATCGTGCAATTTGTCAACGTACTGGATGGGGTGGTACACCAATCACCGACAAGAGCAGGTTCACGAGGGACAAGCTAACTCCAGTAGCTACAGAGAGAAGACTGCGGGTATCCTTTACGGCGGAGACAAGTGGTGCGTTACCATGGAAGTTTGTACCGCAACAAAGAGAAGTTTATGTTGTCCCCGGAGAGACTGCCTTGGCCTTCTACAAAGCCAAGAATATAAGTGACAAGGACATTACTGGCATGGCCACATACTCAGTGACTCCCGATCATGTAGCGCCTTACTTCAACAAGATCCAGTGTTTCTGCTTTGAGGAGCAGCGGTTGGCCAAGGGTGAGGAGGTTGATATGCccttgtttttctttatcgATCCAGAGTTTTCCAGAGATCCGGCAATGAGAAACATCGAAGATGTTGTGTTGCACTATACATTCTTCAAGGCAAAACACGACGAACAACACGACCAGTTGTTTAGTGAAGCTGCCAAGAGGAATGAGAACCAAACGAAATGA
- a CDS encoding uncharacterized protein (PKUD0C05170; similar to Saccharomyces cerevisiae YPL002C (SNF8); ancestral locus Anc_8.89) — protein sequence MITRLPSFFLLPVDVRVMSQERGISSLHNEVVDQKYKHLGTALSNEQKEQLLTQLQVFQTALISFQEEHSSEIINDEQIRTTFQEICSAFGIPPLVVASTLEGQEAEIERNNQLCLKMIELCTETRPINGGIITVDDLVELINEDSWVNKDLHMKFTSKDVLEACSHLKIMGGELQLIQIGKRNYIKSIPQELDVDQSTIIDTANILGYVSISILRDNFGWKSSRCRSTIDEMISYGILWVDKEPGHETKYWAASWINV from the coding sequence ATGATAACAAGACTCccttcattttttcttcttcctgtTGATGTAAGAGTAATGTCACAGGAACGAggaatttcttcattgcaTAACGAAGTTGTGGATCAGAAATACAAACATTTGGGGACAGCATTGTCAAATGAACAAAAGGAACAGCTATTAACTCAATTACAAGTTTTCCAGACTGCATTGATATCCTTCCAGGAGGAGCATTCTTctgaaatcatcaatgatgaaCAAATACGTACAACCTTCCAAGAAATATGTTCTGCGTTTGGTATTCCTCCCCTAGTTGTTGCTTCCACGCTTGAAGGACAAGAAGCGGAAATTGAAAGGAACAACCAGCTATGCCTGAAGATGATTGAGCTTTGTACAGAAACTAGACCCATAAATGGAGGGATTATAACGGTTGACGATCTTGTTGAGTTGATCAACGAGGATTCTTGGGTGAATAAAGATCTACACATGAAGTTTACTTCCAAAGATGTCCTTGAAGCTTGCAGCCATCTGAAAATCATGGGAGGTGAATTACAACTAattcaaattggaaaaCGAAACTATATCAAAAGTATACCCCAAGAGCTAGATGTCGACCAAAGCACAATAATTGATACGGCAAACATATTAGGATATGTTAGCATCTCAATCCTTCGTGACAATTTTGGCTGGAAAAGTTCCAGATGTAGAAGCACAATTGACGAAATGATTTCTTACGGAATACTATGGGTGGATAAAGAACCAGGGCACGAAACGAAATATTGGGCGGCCTCTTGGATAAATGTGTGA
- a CDS encoding uncharacterized protein (PKUD0C05160; similar to Saccharomyces cerevisiae YGL163C (RAD54); ancestral locus Anc_8.108), translated as MGKVDFKNYKAKPKEPVYVSTALGTGAGLNPTLKRRRIQTEPSVLLKPFKPPISRPSTRDISSSSTLNGRAVRKARLRGPKSYAEGTLPGDSKDSDTLYLDENSYGQYTQKRKNALHPRLVLGDSDKNMNTLVKKFVVPLKDKPEEWQARPRAPPPLGNRKKIYFPPRALHDPLGELAIVLYDPTVDVIPELKEEEEKAMAEEKAKRETSKQASPVPELSQRPSRFKLYNKKSLNELLGISSNEEDLKTKFPNVPVVIDPKLAKILRPHQREGVKFLYRCCAGLVDARGHGCIMADEMGLGKTLQCITLMWTLLKQGPRGKRTIEKCIVVCPSSLVKNWANEIDKWLGKGVLNSLAIDGKSQKGLGIGDAVENWALATGKGIVSPVLIISYETLRRNIDRLQNCEVGLVLADEGHRLKNGDSLTFNSLNSINCLRRVILSGTPIQNDLSEYFSLLNFANPGLLGNKAEFRKNYELDILRSRDSEATEKEKQKGDTKLKELKELVQKFIIRRTNDILSKYLPVKYEYVIFCGLSDLQKQLYHHFITSPDIKKLLKGLHSQPLKAIGLLKKLCNHPNLLTLPEDIEGSEDLIPDDYRDDRNNTGRNREIQTWHSGKFLMLERFLFKINKETDDKIVVISNYTQTLDLVEKLCRQHRFGSLRLDGTMNINKRQKLVDRFNNPDGKEFVFLLSSKAGGCGINLIGANRLVLMDPDWNPASDQQALARVWRDGQKKNCFIYRLISTGTIEEKIFQRQSAKMQLSSCVVDSADDVERLFSTDNLKQLFQFNTKTICETHDTFKCKRCDADGRQRIKPTTMLYGDATTWNHINHGNLDQNEDFLIQNESQYNTVDFAFQYISH; from the coding sequence ATGGGGAAAGTTGACTTCAAAAACTATAAAGCAAAGCCGAAGGAGCCGGTGTATGTTTCAACGGCCCTGGGAACAGGGGCGGGATTAAACCCAACCCTGAAGCGACGGAGAATACAAACGGAACCATCTGTTTTACTCAAACCTTTCAAGCCACCAATCTCTAGGCCATCTACGCGAGATATATCGTCGAGTAGTACTTTGAATGGAAGGGCAGTTAGGAAAGCCAGATTAAGGGGACCCAAATCATACGCAGAAGGCACGCTACCCGGTGATTCGAAAGATTCTGACACGTTGTATCTCGATGAGAATAGCTATGGCCAATATACgcaaaagagaaagaatgCATTACATCCAAGGCTGGTGTTGGGTGACAGTGATAAAAACATGAATACGTTAGTGAAGAAGTTTGTTGTCCCTCTGAAAGATAAACCTGAAGAATGGCAGGCAAGACCCAGAGCTCCTCCACCACTAGGAAATCgtaaaaaaatatacttCCCACCAAGAGCGTTACATGATCCCCTGGGGGAGCTAGCTATTGTGTTGTATGACCCAACAGTTGATGTTATACCCGAGctgaaagaagaagaggagaaaGCCATGGCCGAGGAAAAGGCAAAAAGAGAAACGTCGAAGCAAGCTTCTCCCGTTCCAGAACTCTCACAACGACCTTCAAGGTTCAAACTGTATAATAAGAAGTCTCTTAATGAACTACTCGGAATATCCTCCAATGAGGAGGATTTGAAGACCAAGTTTCCCAACGTACCAGTGGTCATTGATCCCAAACTAGCCAAAATCTTACGACCTCACCAAAGGGAAGGTGTTAAGTTTTTGTATAGATGTTGTGCTGGGTTGGTTGATGCACGTGGTCATGGTTGTATAATGGCCGATGAAATGGGATTAGGTAAGACATTGCAATGTATTACCCTAATGTGGACCCTATTAAAACAAGGGCCTAGAGGTAAACgaacaattgaaaagtgTATCGTTGTCTGTCCATCTTCCTTGGTTAAAAACTGGGCAAATGAAATAGATAAATGGTTAGGTAAGGGCGTATTGAATTCTCTGGCAATAGATGGCAAATCTCAAAAAGGTTTAGGAATTGGGGATGCAGTAGAAAATTGGGCGTTGGCCACCGGCAAAGGTATCGTTAGCCCAGTATTAATTATCAGTTATGAAACACTTAGACGTAATATAGACAGGCTACAAAATTGCGAAGTCGGCTTAGTGCTGGCAGATGAAGGTCACAGACTCAAGAATGGAGATAGCTTGACTTTTAATTCATTGAACTCGATTAATTGCCTTCGAAGAGTGATTCTTTCGGGTACTCCTATTCAGAACGATCTATctgaatatttttctttacttaACTTTGCTAATCCTGGACTTCTGGGTAATAAAGCAGAGTTCAGGAAAAACTATGAACTTGACATCCTAAGAAGTAGGGACTCTGAAGCTACTGAAAAGGAGAAGCAGAAAGGTGATACCAAGCTAaaggaattgaaagaattggTCCAAAAGTTCATTATTAGAAGAACAAACGATATTTTGAGTAAATATTTGCCGGTCAAATATGAATATGTTATTTTCTGTGGTTTATCTGATTTACAGAAACAGTTATATCATCACTTCATAACTTCTCCCGACATtaagaagttgttgaaaggTCTTCATTCTCAACCCTTGAAAGCAATTGGcttattgaaaaaattatgTAATCACCCAAACCTACTAACACTAcctgaagatattgaaggCTCTGAAGATCTAATCCCGGATGATTATAGAGATGATAGAAATAATACAGGGagaaatagagaaattcaaacatGGCACAGTGGAAAATTTCTTATGTTGGAAAGATTCTTATTCAAGATCAACAAGGAAACCGATGATAAGATTGTTGTCATCTCCAACTACACTCAAACACTCGATCTTGTTGAGAAACTATGTAGGCAGCATAGGTTTGGTTCTTTAAGATTGGATGGTACGATGAATATTAACAAGAGACAAAAACTTGTGGATAGGTTCAACAATCCCGATGGAAAAGagtttgtatttttattgAGTTCTAAGGCAGGTGGATGTGGTATCAACTTAATTGGTGCAAATCGATTGGTCTTGATGGATCCGGACTGGAATCCTGCATCGGACCAACAAGCGTTAGCAAGAGTATGGAGAGATGgccaaaagaagaactgCTTTATTTATCGACTAATATCGACAGgaacaattgaagaaaaaatctttCAGAGACAGAGTGCCAAAATGCAGTTATCTTCATGTGTGGTTGATTCGGCAGATGACGTTGAACGATTATTCAGTACGGATAATTTGAAACAGTTGTTCCAGTTCAACACGAAAACCATCTGCGAGACCCATGATACGTTCAAGTGTAAAAGATGTGACGCTGATGGCAGACAACGAATCAAGCCAACGACTATGTTGTATGGTGATGCCACCACATGGAATCATATCAACCATGGTAATCTAGATCAAAATGAGGACTTTCTCATTCAGAATGAAAGTCAGTATAACACTGTTGATTTTGCCTTCCAATATATATCACATTAA
- a CDS encoding uncharacterized protein (PKUD0C05230; similar to Saccharomyces cerevisiae YGR194C (XKS1); ancestral locus Anc_5.152), protein MSLALGFDLSTQQLKIVSCYQDLSLHSKYSIDFDEFKDIYGIHKGVLSNRDTGEVVTPVKLFVHALQTLLDRMHNDGFPFDCVTSISGSCQQHGTIFCTRQFDTLLSNLNPASDTWHSDLSNAFSYENASNWQDRSTGEELAVFEKALGSAEKLCKITGSKAHFRFSGPQMRRRAKEGGVHWEETAHISLISNFLDSILSGKVRGVEIGEACGTNLFDIEQNDWNDELLSLILMKNSNVDGVPLGEQQEASLKARQLLKTLVEPDDYSTIAPYLAKRYGFKRDCKVWPITGDNLATIMSLPLKHDDLLVSMGTSTTVLLLTKNYLPSVNYHLFKHPVVRDIYMGMLCYSNGALAREEIRDEINDKYKTVKWDKFNEILDTRKSPDREVGIYFPLGEIIPNVKPCKRIFKYSAAKGLVEVDREVELDDQVKLIIESQALSNRLRVAPLLTDVETVKEKSVTRDIESARKIVGDSVTIDHVAYTFADIIKRPNSVYYAGGSSQNASILKIYNDILGPKHGGYKVEVGDACALGGCFRAIYGYNDSISFQDWLESKFDFHRHTSPIERDETHAISTWASYLDKVAILTLAEQQLDC, encoded by the coding sequence ATGTCTTTGGCTCTAGGTTTTGACCTCTCAACACAACAGCTGAAAATCGTCTCCTGTTATCAGGATCTTAGTCTTCATTCAAAATACTCTATTGATTTCGACGAATTCAAGGACATTTACGGTATTCATAAAGGCGTATTGTCGAATAGAGATACAGGTGAAGTCGTTACTCCCGTCAAGTTGTTTGTACATGCCCTCCAGACCCTCCTGGACCGCATGCACAATGATGGGTTCCCCTTTGATTGCGTGACATCAATTTCAGGATCGTGCCAACAACATGGAACGATTTTCTGTACACGTCAATTCGATACACTGCTCTCGAATTTGAATCCGGCTTCTGATACTTGGCACAGCGATTTGTCCAATGCCTTCTCCTACGAGAATGCCTCCAATTGGCAAGACAGATCAACGGGCGAAGAATTGGCGGTGTTTGAAAAAGCATTGGGATCAGCAGAGAAACTCTGTAAAATCACTGGTTCAAAGGCGCATTTCAGGTTCTCTGGTCCTCAAATGAGAAGGAGGGCCAAGGAGGGTGGTGTCCATTGGGAGGAGACGGCCCACATATCCCTCATATCCAATTTTCTCGATTCCATCTTGTCCGGTAAGGTTAGAGGGGTGGAAATTGGAGAAGCTTGTGGTACAAACCTCTTTGATATTGAGCAGAACGACTGGAACGATGAGTTGCTTTCCTTGAtcttgatgaagaattcCAATGTTGACGGAGTTCCTTTGGGTGAACAGCAAGAGGCTTCTTTGAAAGCCCGTCAACTTCTAAAAACCTTAGTTGAGCCTGATGattattcaacaattgcGCCTTACTTGGCCAAAAGGTATGGCTTTAAAAGGGACTGTAAGGTCTGGCCCATTACTGGCGATAATTTGGCAACCATCATGTCCTTGCCATTGAAACATGACGATTTGTTGGTGTCTATGGGGACTAGTACAAcggtgttgttgttgacgAAAAACTACCTTCCAAGTGTGAACTATCACCTCTTTAAGCATCCTGTTGTAAGGGATATTTATATGGGTATGTTGTGCTATTCAAATGGTGCTCTGGCACGTGAGGAAATTAGGGATGAAATTAACGACAAGTATAAAACGGTAAAGTGGGATAAATTCAACGAGATTTTAGACACTAGAAAGTCTCCCGACAGAGAGGTTGGAATCTATTTCCCCCTAGGCGAAATCATTCCCAACGTCAAGCCCTGTAAGCGTATCTTCAAGTATTCGGCAGCGAAGGGGCTTGTGGAAGTGGACAGAGAAGTTGAGCTGGACGACCAAGTGAAGCTTATCATTGAGTCGCAGGCGTTATCTAATAGACTCCGTGTAGCACCACTTCTAACCGATGTTGAAACCGTGAAGGAGAAGTCGGTGACCAGAGACATTGAGAGTGCAAGGAAGATTGTTGGTGACTCGGTTACAATTGACCATGTCGCTTACACGTTTGCCGATATTATCAAGCGTCCCAATAGTGTATACTATGCTGGAGGTTCTTCACAGAATGCATCGATTCTCAAGATTTACAATGACATTCTAGGACCTAAACATGGTGGCTACAAGGTTGAAGTCGGTGATGCCTGTGCGCTAGGCGGTTGTTTCCGAGCAATCTATGGATACAACGACAGCATATCATTTCAGGATTGGTTGGAGAGCAAGTTTGATTTCCACAGACATACCTCTCCCATTGAGAGGGACGAAACCCATGCCATTTCCACGTGGGCAAGTTATCTCGACAAGGTTGCCATATTGACCTTGGCAGAGCAGCAATTAGATTGTTGA
- a CDS encoding uncharacterized protein (PKUD0C05240; similar to Saccharomyces cerevisiae YJR010C-A (SPC1); ancestral locus Anc_5.151), with protein sequence MDFIVTSIQEKLEFPIDLHGQRIAERALWAILSLGGIVALLFAYLLTNLSLTVYVFPLFVSLAGLVTVPSFAKYNEHPLTFLKRPPPKKIDIEL encoded by the coding sequence ATGGACTTTATAGTGACGAGtatccaagaaaaactcGAATTCCCTATTGATCTACATGGCCAACGCATTGCAGAGAGGGCCCTTTGGGCCATACTCTCTCTGGGCGGTATAGTTGCCCTTCTTTTCGCCTACCTATTGACCAACCTCTCCCTTACCGTATACGTGTTCCCACTCTTTGTCTCTCTTGCGGGGCTCGTCACAGTGCCATCCTTCGCGAAATACAACGAGCACCCACTCACTTTCCTAAAGAGGCCACCTCCAAAGAAGATCGACATTGAGCTGTGA